From the genome of Bombus pascuorum chromosome 2, iyBomPasc1.1, whole genome shotgun sequence, one region includes:
- the LOC132916631 gene encoding uncharacterized protein LOC132916631 isoform X4 has translation MHHMYSSKKGDPLCPLGFHPQVRWPTRCKRCFRDYKEHGGKKDSLKDITSSSPSLSYEQSSGRSAENGKRGWSSATNLAKDDLRASSESSYAAAGWTSLMDLSAIDNEERLEDRRPTKLQIKEVIDNSNESASENDVEFIIQVKKSKTGSSKSSEKNGERRMASEEWTEKSEVEQLRLQVKELQARCERAEKEKSEILMRRLATMETISSKAAPNEVQKLQKKNEALTQEKNSLLTKIRDLEKEVNSKTFRGERDREKDELRSKLKAAENLCESLMDDNEDMKKEIRQLEEEIYELQDTFRDEQADEHVRLRKSLEQSNKNCRILSFKLRKVERKVEELETEKATLEKKYEEVKKVEETLQKVKGEFQSRPLKKATEFTTKVQLKKMVEEMEKEIGDMMTVFTTISDGKEVNIQDMKIKDNHGKYDKLSKEHELLKEKLDSVMKELLDEKEKKKFSTKVEEKNMDLQNIKKKLEEAVTLRENERKTWDQEKTALLEEKEKLKSKLLSLSAEKLKVYNETVQLKKDLETAKTSENEGTKLEKTINDLKKELLLEKDKSKKLQDDLSEYTERESKMKQSMTSVEQTKTKLDTELKRLKKELENTKTSNSTKINDLTREVSELKKEKEKLLSQVDQEKESKESEVATLKKKISALEKTGLNTKRMNELKQTYNEKILMAYILDLENELKKGQLEYDNLNDKYKELTTLKKQFDLDNESLNSKLREQNIELIGIRRELESMRQSMKIKESEWRSERSTLENRIRESELPNKALITDLNNDISNLKKENNTLVTRLEDLRKANDDLSDKLKDYEAVSKIHQALTPDTTALESEIRKLKNALENMEKAKKADLAQCKMRYEHRITAINDEIQAIQNQLSRYKRERDTYKHMLEGAQKTIAELKSARGRQSNASSGKSDEEEEISGASKLVLETQINSLEDELSEARLEASRLKAELVSEKSASHVKVSELQSRINELEEEKVLTSGRTKIPGLKVRMELAWQKEREEHQRLLQETATLARDLRQTLFEIERERSKERLENKRRQDQLKKVYDEEKEESKKKLLELQCDLLELRDAHAKLRTSNEKMRREKERHEKEREELKDVILKKCKQEQIELRNLNVLMQQVNDLMKLFPELNGIAENGTANTYTPTPPRRLKGPKSRESSPLSDSRSDIRGSNSQFVERTEKLEYTVKKLMDVAKELKESKKSADEVNTTRLKKLGKRSTSVESDPGKGITTSRSKPRLKRKSLSLEQTSARNEESRIWGTDSNMSSLQSLESSDAEGRAQSLQRDSSVDSRLSTGSTKSEMLEREKKHSKGIIKKITTKLTKSASVDDPNISMDLSLQTSGSETSINEKTEKKNLKKKLTDMFKRGTRSSSVEKKISSTNHSRPASRNSTTSNK, from the exons ATGCACCACATGTATTCCTCGAAGAAAGGGGATCCTCTTTGTCCACTTGGTTTCCATCCGCAAGTGCGATGGCCAACCCGTTGCAAAAGATGCTTCAG AGATTACAAGGAGCACGGAGGAAAAAAAGACAGCTTAAAGGATATCACATCGTCTTCACCTAGTTTATCGTACGAGCAATCTTCAGGCCG ATCTGCCGAGAATGGAAAACGTGGTTGGTCTTCAGCGACAAATTTGGCAAAGGATGACTTAAGAGCAAGCTCGGAGTCATCGTACGCAGCAGCTGGTTGGACTTCACTCATGGATCTTTCTGCTATCGACAACGAAGAGAGATTGGAAG ATAGGAGGCCAACCAAGTTACAAATTAAGGAGGTTATAGATAACAGCAATGAGAGCGCCTCAGAAAATGACGTCGAGTTCATAATCCAG GTGAAGAAGTCGAAGACTGGTTCTTCGAAAAGCAGCGAAAAAAATGGAGAACGACGAATGGCAAGCGAAGAATGGACGGAAAAA aGCGAGGTAGAACAGTTAAGGCTACAAGTAAAAGAATTGCAAGCACGATGCGAGAGGgcggaaaaggaaaagagcgAGATCCTGATGAGGCGATTAGCAACTATGGAAACCATATCGAGTAAAGCTGCACCGAATGAAGTACAGAAATTACAGAAGAAGAATGAAG cGCTAACGCAAGAAAAGAACAGTTTATTGACCAAGATAAGAGACCTGGAGAAAGAAGTGAACTCGAAAACGTTTAGAGGAGAACGAGACCGGGAAAAGGATGAGCTACGTTCGAAATTGAAGGCAGCAGAGAATTTATGCGAGAGTTTGATGGATGACAACGAAGatatgaagaaagaaatacggCAATTGGAGGAAGAGATATACGAACTGCAAGATACGTTTAg GGATGAGCAAGCGGACGAGCACGTTCGTTTGCGAAAAAGTTTGGAACAGTCGAATAAGAATTGTCGAATCTTGTCGTTTAAACTGAGGAAAGTTGAGCGGAAGGTGGAAGAACTAGAAACTGAGAAAGCTACTCTGGAAAAGAAATACGAAGAG gtgAAGAAAGTTGAAGAAACGTTGCAAAAGGTTAAAGGAGAATTCCAAAGCAGGCCTCTGAAAAAGGCGACTGAATTTACAACTAAAGTACAATTGAAGAAGATGGTGGAagagatggaaaaagaaatag GAGATATGATGACTGTCTTCACGACTATTTCTGATGGCAAAGAGGTGAACATTCAGGACATGAAAATCAAGGACAACCACGGGAAATACGACAAACTCTCAAAGGAGCATGAATTACTTAAGGAAAAGCTCGATTCTGTTATGAAAGAGTTGTTagatgagaaagaaaaaaagaaattcagtACTAAAGTCGAGGAAAAAAATATGGATTTGCAAAACA taaaaaagaaattggagGAGGCAGTGACATTGagagaaaacgaaaggaagaCATGGGACCAGGAGAAGACAGCACTGCtcgaggagaaagagaagctAAAATCGAAGCTTCTCTCCCTATCCGCGGAGAAACTTAAAGTGTATAACGAAACTGTACAATTGAAAAAGGATCTAG AAACAGCTAAGACATCAGAGAACGAAGGTACAAAGTTGGAGAAAACAATAAACGATTTGAAGAAAGAATTGCTTTtggaaaaagataaatcaAAGAAGCTACAAGATGATTTGTCAGAATATACGGAACGAGAATCGAAAATGAAACAGTCAATGACATCA gTTGAACAAACAAAGACTAAGCTCGATACTGAGTTAAAACGCTTGAAGAAGGAATTAGAAAACACAAAAACCTCCAATTCCACGAAAATAAATGATCTGACTAGGGAGGTCTcggaattaaaaaaagaaaaggaaaaattgttATCTCAGGTCGATCAAGAGAAAGAATCAAAGGAGAGTGAAGTAGCTACCTTGAAAAAGAAGATCAGTGCATTGGAGAAAACAGGATTGAACACGAAACGGATGAATGAATTGAAGCAGACGTACAATGAAAAGATTCTGA TGGCCTATATTTTAGATTTGGAGAACGAGCTCAAGAAAGGACAACTGGAATATGATAATCTGAATGACAAATACAAGGAATTGACGACTTTGAAAAAGCAATTCGATTTGGATAATGAGTCGCTTAATAG CAAATTACGAGAACAAAATATAGAGCTGATAGGTATTCGTAGAGAATTGGAATCAATGCGACAgtcaatgaaaataaaagaaagcgAATGGCGATCAGAGAGATCAACTCTAGAA aaTCGTATACGAGAGAGTGAGCTGCCAAACAAAGCATTGATAACAGATTTGAATAATGACATaagcaatttgaaaaaagaaaacaatacatTAGTAACGCGATTAGAAGATTTAAGAAAAGcg aaCGACGACCTTTCTGACAAACTGAAGGACTATGAAGCGGTATCAAAGATCCATCAAGCTCTGACACCAGACACAACAGCTTTGGAGTCGGAGAtacgaaaattgaaaaacgcGCTTGAAAACATGGAGAAAGCGAAGAAAGCTGATTTAGCTCAGTGCAAAATGCGTTATGAGCATAGAATCACTGCTATCAACGATGAAATTCAAGCTATTCAAAATCAATTGTCTAGGTACAAACGCGAGCGCgatacatataaacatatgttAGAAGGTGCTCAAAAAACTATTGCAGAATTAAAGTCTGCTAGAGGTAGACAATCGAACGCATCTTCTGGGAAATCTGACGAG gAAGAGGAAATATCTGGTGCCAGTAAATTGGTTCTAGAAACGCAGATTAATAGCTTGGAAGACGAGCTTTCTGAAGCGAGATTAGAAGCATCCAGATTGAAAGCTGAATTGGTATCCGAAAAATCAGCGAGTCATGTTAAAGTATCTGAACTGCAGTCGCGAATTAACGAG CTCGAAGAAGAGAAAGTGCTCACTAGTGGTAGAACGAAGATTCCAGGACTGAAAGTTCGTATGGAGTTAGCGTggcaaaaagaaagagaggagcaTCAGAGATTATTGCAAGAAACTGCTACACTGGCAAGGGATTTGCGACAAACTCTATTCGAA ATTGAAAGAGAACGTTCTAAGGAAAGACTGGAGAATAAGAGACGGCAAGATCAATTGAAAAAGGTgtacgacgaagaaaaagaagaaagcaaGAAGAAATTGTTAGAG ttACAATGCGATTTGCTCGAATTAAGGGACGCTCACGCAAAATTAAGGACCAGTAACGAGAAAATGAGACGCGAAAAGGAACGTCacgagaaggagagagaagagCTCAAAGATGTAATActgaaaaaatgtaaacaagAACAGATTGAATTGCGAAATCTGAATGTATTGATGCAACAAGTCAATGACTTGATGAAACTTTTCCCCGAATTGAACGGTATAGCAGAAAATGGAACTGCAAATACTTATACACCGACTCCACCAAGACGATTAaag GGACCAAAATCGAGGGAATCATCACCACTATCGGATTCGAGAAGCGATATAAGag gTTCAAATTCTCAATTTGTTGAGAGAACAGAAAAATTAGAGTATaccgttaaaaaattaatggatGTAGCAAAAGAACTgaaagaatcgaagaaatCTGCGGACGAAGTAAATACAACACGATTGAAGAAACTTGGCAAGAG aTCAACATCCGTGGAAAGCGACCCGGGGAAAGGTATAACAACATCTCGTTCGAAACCACGTTTGAAGAGAAAGAGTTTATCTTTAGAACAGACATCAGCACGAAATGAAGAA TCACGCATTTGGGGCACTGATAGCAACATGTCCAGTTTGCAATCATTAGAAAGTTCAGATGCTGAAGGACGAGCACAAAGTTTGCAGAGAGATTCCAGTGTTGACAG tCGCCTCTCTACCGGTTCTACTAAAAGCGAAATGTTGGAGCGAGAAAAAAAGCATAGTAAaggtataataaaaaagattacaaCTAAATTGACTAAATCAGCCAGTGTGGATGATCCAAATATTTCTATGGACCTTTCTCTTCAA ACATCGGGATCCGAAACAAGCATCAATGAGAAGactgaaaagaaaaatctaaagaaaaaattaacagACATGTTCAAAAGAGGAACAAGAAGCAGCAG TGTAGAGAAGAAGATAAGTTCTACGAATCATAGTAGGCCAGCATCGAGAAACTCCACAACGTCGAACAAATAA
- the LOC132916631 gene encoding uncharacterized protein LOC132916631 isoform X2: MHHMYSSKKGDPLCPLGFHPQVRWPTRCKRCFRDYKEHGGKKDSLKDITSSSPSLSYEQSSGRSAENGKRGWSSATNLAKDDLRASSESSYAAAGWTSLMDLSAIDNEERLEDRRPTKLQIKEVIDNSNESASENDVEFIIQVKKSKTGSSKSSEKNGERRMASEEWTEKSEVEQLRLQVKELQARCERAEKEKSEILMRRLATMETISSKAAPNEVQKLQKKNEALTQEKNSLLTKIRDLEKEVNSKTFRGERDREKDELRSKLKAAENLCESLMDDNEDMKKEIRQLEEEIYELQDTFRTSIWTEDSNTRATLFFAKSWIERGRFIAWDEQADEHVRLRKSLEQSNKNCRILSFKLRKVERKVEELETEKATLEKKYEEVKKVEETLQKVKGEFQSRPLKKATEFTTKVQLKKMVEEMEKEIGDMMTVFTTISDGKEVNIQDMKIKDNHGKYDKLSKEHELLKEKLDSVMKELLDEKEKKKFSTKVEEKNMDLQNIKKKLEEAVTLRENERKTWDQEKTALLEEKEKLKSKLLSLSAEKLKVYNETVQLKKDLETAKTSENEGTKLEKTINDLKKELLLEKDKSKKLQDDLSEYTERESKMKQSMTSVEQTKTKLDTELKRLKKELENTKTSNSTKINDLTREVSELKKEKEKLLSQVDQEKESKESEVATLKKKISALEKTGLNTKRMNELKQTYNEKILNLENELKKGQLEYDNLNDKYKELTTLKKQFDLDNESLNSKLREQNIELIGIRRELESMRQSMKIKESEWRSERSTLENRIRESELPNKALITDLNNDISNLKKENNTLVTRLEDLRKANDDLSDKLKDYEAVSKIHQALTPDTTALESEIRKLKNALENMEKAKKADLAQCKMRYEHRITAINDEIQAIQNQLSRYKRERDTYKHMLEGAQKTIAELKSARGRQSNASSGKSDEEEEISGASKLVLETQINSLEDELSEARLEASRLKAELVSEKSASHVKVSELQSRINELEEEKVLTSGRTKIPGLKVRMELAWQKEREEHQRLLQETATLARDLRQTLFEIERERSKERLENKRRQDQLKKVYDEEKEESKKKLLELQCDLLELRDAHAKLRTSNEKMRREKERHEKEREELKDVILKKCKQEQIELRNLNVLMQQVNDLMKLFPELNGIAENGTANTYTPTPPRRLKGPKSRESSPLSDSRSDIRGSNSQFVERTEKLEYTVKKLMDVAKELKESKKSADEVNTTRLKKLGKRSTSVESDPGKGITTSRSKPRLKRKSLSLEQTSARNEESRIWGTDSNMSSLQSLESSDAEGRAQSLQRDSSVDSRLSTGSTKSEMLEREKKHSKGIIKKITTKLTKSASVDDPNISMDLSLQTSGSETSINEKTEKKNLKKKLTDMFKRGTRSSSVEKKISSTNHSRPASRNSTTSNK, from the exons ATGCACCACATGTATTCCTCGAAGAAAGGGGATCCTCTTTGTCCACTTGGTTTCCATCCGCAAGTGCGATGGCCAACCCGTTGCAAAAGATGCTTCAG AGATTACAAGGAGCACGGAGGAAAAAAAGACAGCTTAAAGGATATCACATCGTCTTCACCTAGTTTATCGTACGAGCAATCTTCAGGCCG ATCTGCCGAGAATGGAAAACGTGGTTGGTCTTCAGCGACAAATTTGGCAAAGGATGACTTAAGAGCAAGCTCGGAGTCATCGTACGCAGCAGCTGGTTGGACTTCACTCATGGATCTTTCTGCTATCGACAACGAAGAGAGATTGGAAG ATAGGAGGCCAACCAAGTTACAAATTAAGGAGGTTATAGATAACAGCAATGAGAGCGCCTCAGAAAATGACGTCGAGTTCATAATCCAG GTGAAGAAGTCGAAGACTGGTTCTTCGAAAAGCAGCGAAAAAAATGGAGAACGACGAATGGCAAGCGAAGAATGGACGGAAAAA aGCGAGGTAGAACAGTTAAGGCTACAAGTAAAAGAATTGCAAGCACGATGCGAGAGGgcggaaaaggaaaagagcgAGATCCTGATGAGGCGATTAGCAACTATGGAAACCATATCGAGTAAAGCTGCACCGAATGAAGTACAGAAATTACAGAAGAAGAATGAAG cGCTAACGCAAGAAAAGAACAGTTTATTGACCAAGATAAGAGACCTGGAGAAAGAAGTGAACTCGAAAACGTTTAGAGGAGAACGAGACCGGGAAAAGGATGAGCTACGTTCGAAATTGAAGGCAGCAGAGAATTTATGCGAGAGTTTGATGGATGACAACGAAGatatgaagaaagaaatacggCAATTGGAGGAAGAGATATACGAACTGCAAGATACGTTTAg GACGTCGATTTGGACGGAAGATTCCAACACAAGAGCGACACTGTTTTTCGCCAAAAGCTGGATCGAACGTGGACGTTTCATTGCTTG GGATGAGCAAGCGGACGAGCACGTTCGTTTGCGAAAAAGTTTGGAACAGTCGAATAAGAATTGTCGAATCTTGTCGTTTAAACTGAGGAAAGTTGAGCGGAAGGTGGAAGAACTAGAAACTGAGAAAGCTACTCTGGAAAAGAAATACGAAGAG gtgAAGAAAGTTGAAGAAACGTTGCAAAAGGTTAAAGGAGAATTCCAAAGCAGGCCTCTGAAAAAGGCGACTGAATTTACAACTAAAGTACAATTGAAGAAGATGGTGGAagagatggaaaaagaaatag GAGATATGATGACTGTCTTCACGACTATTTCTGATGGCAAAGAGGTGAACATTCAGGACATGAAAATCAAGGACAACCACGGGAAATACGACAAACTCTCAAAGGAGCATGAATTACTTAAGGAAAAGCTCGATTCTGTTATGAAAGAGTTGTTagatgagaaagaaaaaaagaaattcagtACTAAAGTCGAGGAAAAAAATATGGATTTGCAAAACA taaaaaagaaattggagGAGGCAGTGACATTGagagaaaacgaaaggaagaCATGGGACCAGGAGAAGACAGCACTGCtcgaggagaaagagaagctAAAATCGAAGCTTCTCTCCCTATCCGCGGAGAAACTTAAAGTGTATAACGAAACTGTACAATTGAAAAAGGATCTAG AAACAGCTAAGACATCAGAGAACGAAGGTACAAAGTTGGAGAAAACAATAAACGATTTGAAGAAAGAATTGCTTTtggaaaaagataaatcaAAGAAGCTACAAGATGATTTGTCAGAATATACGGAACGAGAATCGAAAATGAAACAGTCAATGACATCA gTTGAACAAACAAAGACTAAGCTCGATACTGAGTTAAAACGCTTGAAGAAGGAATTAGAAAACACAAAAACCTCCAATTCCACGAAAATAAATGATCTGACTAGGGAGGTCTcggaattaaaaaaagaaaaggaaaaattgttATCTCAGGTCGATCAAGAGAAAGAATCAAAGGAGAGTGAAGTAGCTACCTTGAAAAAGAAGATCAGTGCATTGGAGAAAACAGGATTGAACACGAAACGGATGAATGAATTGAAGCAGACGTACAATGAAAAGATTCTGA ATTTGGAGAACGAGCTCAAGAAAGGACAACTGGAATATGATAATCTGAATGACAAATACAAGGAATTGACGACTTTGAAAAAGCAATTCGATTTGGATAATGAGTCGCTTAATAG CAAATTACGAGAACAAAATATAGAGCTGATAGGTATTCGTAGAGAATTGGAATCAATGCGACAgtcaatgaaaataaaagaaagcgAATGGCGATCAGAGAGATCAACTCTAGAA aaTCGTATACGAGAGAGTGAGCTGCCAAACAAAGCATTGATAACAGATTTGAATAATGACATaagcaatttgaaaaaagaaaacaatacatTAGTAACGCGATTAGAAGATTTAAGAAAAGcg aaCGACGACCTTTCTGACAAACTGAAGGACTATGAAGCGGTATCAAAGATCCATCAAGCTCTGACACCAGACACAACAGCTTTGGAGTCGGAGAtacgaaaattgaaaaacgcGCTTGAAAACATGGAGAAAGCGAAGAAAGCTGATTTAGCTCAGTGCAAAATGCGTTATGAGCATAGAATCACTGCTATCAACGATGAAATTCAAGCTATTCAAAATCAATTGTCTAGGTACAAACGCGAGCGCgatacatataaacatatgttAGAAGGTGCTCAAAAAACTATTGCAGAATTAAAGTCTGCTAGAGGTAGACAATCGAACGCATCTTCTGGGAAATCTGACGAG gAAGAGGAAATATCTGGTGCCAGTAAATTGGTTCTAGAAACGCAGATTAATAGCTTGGAAGACGAGCTTTCTGAAGCGAGATTAGAAGCATCCAGATTGAAAGCTGAATTGGTATCCGAAAAATCAGCGAGTCATGTTAAAGTATCTGAACTGCAGTCGCGAATTAACGAG CTCGAAGAAGAGAAAGTGCTCACTAGTGGTAGAACGAAGATTCCAGGACTGAAAGTTCGTATGGAGTTAGCGTggcaaaaagaaagagaggagcaTCAGAGATTATTGCAAGAAACTGCTACACTGGCAAGGGATTTGCGACAAACTCTATTCGAA ATTGAAAGAGAACGTTCTAAGGAAAGACTGGAGAATAAGAGACGGCAAGATCAATTGAAAAAGGTgtacgacgaagaaaaagaagaaagcaaGAAGAAATTGTTAGAG ttACAATGCGATTTGCTCGAATTAAGGGACGCTCACGCAAAATTAAGGACCAGTAACGAGAAAATGAGACGCGAAAAGGAACGTCacgagaaggagagagaagagCTCAAAGATGTAATActgaaaaaatgtaaacaagAACAGATTGAATTGCGAAATCTGAATGTATTGATGCAACAAGTCAATGACTTGATGAAACTTTTCCCCGAATTGAACGGTATAGCAGAAAATGGAACTGCAAATACTTATACACCGACTCCACCAAGACGATTAaag GGACCAAAATCGAGGGAATCATCACCACTATCGGATTCGAGAAGCGATATAAGag gTTCAAATTCTCAATTTGTTGAGAGAACAGAAAAATTAGAGTATaccgttaaaaaattaatggatGTAGCAAAAGAACTgaaagaatcgaagaaatCTGCGGACGAAGTAAATACAACACGATTGAAGAAACTTGGCAAGAG aTCAACATCCGTGGAAAGCGACCCGGGGAAAGGTATAACAACATCTCGTTCGAAACCACGTTTGAAGAGAAAGAGTTTATCTTTAGAACAGACATCAGCACGAAATGAAGAA TCACGCATTTGGGGCACTGATAGCAACATGTCCAGTTTGCAATCATTAGAAAGTTCAGATGCTGAAGGACGAGCACAAAGTTTGCAGAGAGATTCCAGTGTTGACAG tCGCCTCTCTACCGGTTCTACTAAAAGCGAAATGTTGGAGCGAGAAAAAAAGCATAGTAAaggtataataaaaaagattacaaCTAAATTGACTAAATCAGCCAGTGTGGATGATCCAAATATTTCTATGGACCTTTCTCTTCAA ACATCGGGATCCGAAACAAGCATCAATGAGAAGactgaaaagaaaaatctaaagaaaaaattaacagACATGTTCAAAAGAGGAACAAGAAGCAGCAG TGTAGAGAAGAAGATAAGTTCTACGAATCATAGTAGGCCAGCATCGAGAAACTCCACAACGTCGAACAAATAA